TATAGATATGTAATTTTTGGATGTGTTTATTCGCCGATTATTTTTCCTACCGTAGTAATCGTATATCCTTTCGTTTTCAGTTCCTGTATAAGTGATGGGAGTGCCTCTGCTGTAGACTTAGTCGGATGCATCAATATGATCGCTCCGTTTTTTATTTTTTTATGAACACGTTGTTTGATCGTTGCAGGAGACGGTTTTTGCCAGTCGATCGTGTCGATACTCCAGAGTATCGTGTCATATCCCAGCTCCTCCGCAATATGAATGACACGCTTGTCACATTCACCATAAGGCGGCGCATATAGTTTTGTCTGTATCCCTGTTATCTCACGAATGATATCTTCTGCTTTTTGTATCTGCTCGCGATTTTTTTCTGATGTGATCTGTGTCGGATGCGGATGATTGTACGTATGATTGCCTAATTCATGGTTTCCCGCAGCAATCATTTTCAATAAATCGGGATTATCCTTTGCCCATGTTCCACCAATGAAAA
The sequence above is a segment of the Selenomonadales bacterium genome. Coding sequences within it:
- a CDS encoding polysaccharide deacetylase family protein yields the protein MKGFVLRVNRRRILSSFLFCLCGIVLWSAMLPNGSESIESSVVGEAIRHGDESKPNIAFACNVFWGEEYLPSMLSTFEKEGINITFFIGGTWAKDNPDLLKMIAAGNHELGNHTYNHPHPTQITSEKNREQIQKAEDIIREITGIQTKLYAPPYGECDKRVIHIAEELGYDTILWSIDTIDWQKPSPATIKQRVHKKIKNGAIILMHPTKSTAEALPSLIQELKTKGYTITTVGKIIGE